Below is a window of Leptospiraceae bacterium DNA.
AGAAATCAAAGGAGCAAGCCTAACCGGTGGGGGTTTCAGTGTATTAGTCTTAGAATTTGCAGGAATTGGTAGCACAATTTTAATGGGCTGGTTATCGGATAGGCTTGGCGGTAGAAGAGGGATGGTGAGTTTATTTTGCATGATTCCCATTTTTTTTGCTTTTGGGGTAATTTACTATAATCCGCCGGGAGCTTTATGGCTTGATTTAACAATGCTTGCTGTCATCGGCTTTTTCGTTTATCCGCCTGTAATGCTATTAGGAGTAGCTGCCCTCGACGTTACTTCTAAAAAAGCAGTCGGAACAGCCGCGGGCTTTGTTGGTCTATTTGGCTATATAGGAAGAACGGTGCAAGCCAAAGGTCTCGGCTGGCTTGCCAACAATCCCGAATACGGCTGGAACTATGTTCTCTATGCCATCCTCGGTGCTACTTTACTTTCTATTTTATTTTTAAGTTTCACTTGGAATATTAAACCTAGGGAATAAGTTAGATTCTAAATTTCGATCTCCAAAATAACAGGTGCATGATCGGAGACTACGAGAGACTGGTCAATCTTACAAGAGCGGATATTCTTTGTTAGATTCTTGGTTGTGAAGAAATAATCAATGCGCCAGCCTTTGTTGTTGGCGCGGGCGTTGAAGCGGTATGTCCACCAGGAGTATTCGTGAAGCTTATCTGGATTAGCCACTCTAAAGGCATCGACCATTCCTGAATCTAAAAAGTCTGTTACCCATTGGCGCTCTTCGGGTAGATAACCACTGTTCTTCTCATTTCCTTTTGGATTGTGAATGTCGATAGGTGTGTGTGCAATATTGACGTCTCCGCATATAATTAGCTTCTTGTATTTTTTCTCCCACTCTGCTTTTTTCTTTGAATAGAAATCTA
It encodes the following:
- the xth gene encoding exodeoxyribonuclease III; protein product: MKLITLNCNGIRSAKSKGLFEFIKKQKADILAFQEIKAEHSQMNPEFFEELGYIPFVFSAQKKGYSGTAIFTKQKPKSHEIGLGHKLFDSEGRSILVEFKNFAFINTYFPSGTSGEERQAIKMEFLDFYSKKKAEWEKKYKKLIICGDVNIAHTPIDIHNPKGNEKNSGYLPEERQWVTDFLDSGMVDAFRVANPDKLHEYSWWTYRFNARANNKGWRIDYFFTTKNLTKNIRSCKIDQSLVVSDHAPVILEIEI